The Streptomyces sp. NBC_01276 genome contains the following window.
CCGACGAAGCTGGTGATCGCCGACGGCACCCTGGCGATGGTGCCGCTGACCGCGCGGGGGGCGGAACCGGCGGCCCTGGTGGTGCACGCCTCCGGCCTCCTGGAGTCGCTGCGGGGCCTGTTCGAGGCGGTCTGGCGGGAATCCCGCCCGCTGCGCCTGGGCACCACGGGCTACGCGGAGGAGGGCGACGGCGGCCCGGACACCACCGACCTGGAGATCCTCTCGCTGCTCCTGGCGGGGATGACGGACGCCAGCGTGGCCAAGCACCTGGACCTGGGCCTGCGGACGGTGCAGCGCCGGGTGAAGGGGCTGATGGAGCTCTCCGGGGTCACGACACGGCTCCAGCTCGGCTGGCAGGCGTACGAGCGGGGCTGGGTGGCCCGATAGCCCCCGGTCGGTCAGGCTGGGCAGATGGATCTGCCTCAGCTGCTCCTGGTGGGGCTGGTGCTGCTGCTCGGGGTGCTCGGGGTGATGGTCCCGGGCGTACCGGGGACCTGGCTGGTCTGGGCGGGGGTGCTGTGGTGGGCGCTGCACGAACGGTCCGCCCCCGCGTGGACCCTGCTGGTCGCGGCGACCGCCCTGCTGCTGGTGGTGCAGGTGGTCAAGTGGCTCCTCCCGCCGCGCCGCCTGCGCGGCACCGCGGCGAACCGCCGCATGGCGGTGTACGCGGGCACGGGCGCGCTCCTGGGCTTCGTCCTGATCCCGGTGGTGGGATCGGTCCCCGGCTTCGTGGGCGGCATCTACCTCTGCGAACGCCGCCGCCTGGGCACGCACGGGGAGGCCTGGTCATCGGTCCGGGCGGTGATGCGGGCGGTCGGCACGAGCGTGCTGGTGGAACTCGTCGCGTGCCTGTGCGTCGCGGCGGCGTGGCTGGGCGCGGTCCTGGCGGGGGCCTAGGCAGTGGTGGCCGTGCGGGCGAGGGAGCGCCAGATGTGCTGGGCCCAGGCCAGGTCGGCGGGGTCCTCGTGGGTGCAGTGGATTGCGGCGGCACTGCCGGAGGAGTGCAGGGTGAACCCGTAGAACTCGTGGCGGGGGCGGCCGTTGTCCTGCGGCGTCGTCCAGAACGCGTACCGCAGGCCGCCGCCGGGCAGCTGCTCGCGCACCCGCTGGGCGGGCCGCGTGTCGGGGGCGCCCGACAGTACGGCGGTGAGGAAGTCCGCCGGGGCGCGGCCCGGTACGTCGTCCCGCATCAGGTTGACGGCCGCCGTGCGGTGGGGGCCGTCGAACCGGTCCGCGCCGTCGGCGAAGGACGCGGTGAGTCCGGCAGTGCGCAGCACCGACCAGTGGTCGCCGAGGTCGGTGCGCACGTCGACGGGGAGCCGGTACGGGAAGCGGCTGAGGACCTCGTCCCGGTCCCAGACCTCCGTCACCACGCGGGCGGCCACCGGATGGCGCACGTCGACGACGACGGGCAGTTCGTCGGGGTCGGCGACCCTGGTGGTGAGCTCGGCGCCCAGCAGGTCGTCCCCCCACGGCTGGATCCGGTTGGCGAACCTGCCGCGGAAGGAGAAGCCGGCGTAGCCGGGTTCCCCCCACAGCTCGTGGGCCCGCCGCAGGGTGGCCCCGTCCACCTCCACCCAGGCGCCGAGGACCAGCTCGGTGTCGTGGCTCAGCCGGACGGGCAGCAAGCAGCGTATGTAGGAGCCGCCGCCGTCCACCCGGAGCAGGGCGCGCACCCCGAGCCGGTGGAGGGCCTCCTCGGGCAGGCCGCGGGCGGCGTCGGGCAGGTGGTAGCCGAAGTCGATGCGGCGCCCGTCGGGGAGCGCCTCACCGCAGCAGGAGCAGGCGGGAAGATGCGTGGTCACCCGTGCACCCTATGGTCGGTGCCCGAACACCGCGGGGGCCGGGTGGGCCGCGTGGCCCGCCCGGCCCCGGGGAACCCCCGGGGGACCCGTCAGGCGCGGCCGTTGCGCTTCGCGGCGTAGTTCGCGCGGCCCACCGCCGACTTCATGCGCCAGTCCCGGCGGATCTCCGCCCGCAGCCGCGCGTCCGTCTTCGCGACG
Protein-coding sequences here:
- a CDS encoding DUF456 domain-containing protein — its product is MDLPQLLLVGLVLLLGVLGVMVPGVPGTWLVWAGVLWWALHERSAPAWTLLVAATALLLVVQVVKWLLPPRRLRGTAANRRMAVYAGTGALLGFVLIPVVGSVPGFVGGIYLCERRRLGTHGEAWSSVRAVMRAVGTSVLVELVACLCVAAAWLGAVLAGA
- a CDS encoding DUF2199 domain-containing protein, giving the protein MTTHLPACSCCGEALPDGRRIDFGYHLPDAARGLPEEALHRLGVRALLRVDGGGSYIRCLLPVRLSHDTELVLGAWVEVDGATLRRAHELWGEPGYAGFSFRGRFANRIQPWGDDLLGAELTTRVADPDELPVVVDVRHPVAARVVTEVWDRDEVLSRFPYRLPVDVRTDLGDHWSVLRTAGLTASFADGADRFDGPHRTAAVNLMRDDVPGRAPADFLTAVLSGAPDTRPAQRVREQLPGGGLRYAFWTTPQDNGRPRHEFYGFTLHSSGSAAAIHCTHEDPADLAWAQHIWRSLARTATTA